The Dyadobacter sp. 676 DNA window AACGAAAATTCCTTTCAATCGAATCGAGCAGTTTTTCCGTCGGGCGCTCGAAGATGCCCATGGTGCGGTCGCCCTGGACGTTGCTATGGCCGCGTACCGGGCAGGTGCCGGCACCCGGTTTTCCGATACTGCCTTTCAGCAGCAACAGGTTTACGATTTCCTTGATAGTCGCTACCGCGTTTTTGTGCTGCGTAAGCCCCATTGCCCAGCAGGCGATGATCCTGCGCTTGCCCGCGAGCACCCGCGCGGCCTCCTGCACCTGTACGTAAGGCACGCCCGCCTGCACGGCAAGCTGCTGGGCGTTGTAGCGTTTCAGATCTTGCAGGTAGCCGGCAGCGCCGGTTGTATGCTGCTCGATAAAATGCCGGTCAAAAACGGTTCCGGGGTTCTTTTCCTCTTCTTCCAGCAGAATGCGCATTATGGCTTTGAGCAATGCCATATCGCCGTTGATCTTCACTTGCAGGAAAATATCGGTCAGGGCGGGCTTGTAGCCGAGCACCCCGGCGACGGTCTGCGGATTGCTGAACCCCATCAGCCCGGTTTCCGGCAGCGGGTTAATAGAAATAATAGTTGCGCCGTGCGCCCTGGCCTTTTGCAATGCGGTGAGCATGCGTGGGTGGTTAGTGCCGGGGTTTTGGCCGAGAATCATGATCGCCTCGGCCTGATAGAAATCGTTGAGCGTTACCGAGCCTTTGCCAATTCCCAGCGATTCACCGAGTGCAGTGCCGCTGCTTTCGTGGCACATATTGCTGCAATCGGGCAGGTTATTGGTCCCGTATTCCCTCACAAAGAGCTGGTAAAGAAATGCCGCCTCGTTGCTGGTGCGGCCGGAGGTGTAAAACACGGCCTGGTCGGGCGAATCCAGGAGATTCAGTTCTTTTCCTATTATTTCGAAAGCGGCGTCCCAGGTAATGGGCTGGTAATGCGTGCCCCCCGCGGGTAAATGCATAGGTTGGGCAATGCGTCCCTTGCCACCGATTTCATAATCGGAGAGGTTTCCCAACTCCCGCACCGAATGCTGCGAAAAAAAATCTGCGGTCAGTTTTTTGGCGGTCGCTTCTTCCGCAACGGCCCTGGCGCCGTTCTCGCAATATTCGGCGATTCCCGAACGCTCGTCGTCCGGATCGGGCCATGCGCAGCTGGGGCAGTCGAAGCCGCCTTTCTGGTTGAGGTTAAACAACGCTTTCATGCCGCGTTGGAAGCCTGCTTCGCTGACGGTCATTTCCAGCGCGGAAACTACCGCCGGAATGCCTGCGGCCACTTTTTTGATATTGCCTTTTTTCAAACCGGTGAGCTTCTCCGGATTTTCGGCACCTGGGATCGGAAGCGGGCTTTCGGACATAGTTTAGCAGGTTTTGGGATTGTCGTAATTGTCGGACTGGTCTTCGCGGACGTTATCCAGACATTTAAAATCTTTTTCAATCAGGAGATATAACGAACCGCCGTCGGGCAGTGGCATATGTTCCTCGAATCCGACAGTATCGTTGTCGGCCCAGCCTTCAAGCAGCGTGGCCGGGATTTCCAGCATGATTTTATTCCGGTCAAAGCGGGCCTGCAACCCGGTACCATCCGATTTTTGCACTGCATAGCCCAATTGCGCCGGGCCGAAATCGGTCGTTTCTTCCAGGTATCCTTCCTTTTCGAGCTTGCCGACCTCCGTTTTGGAAAGCCTGAAACGCACCGAGTTCCTGTGAATGCGGATTTTCATAGTTATAGTATCCGGTGATAACCGGTATAAATGTTGAATTTATCTTTTTTGAGAAAACCTGCCAGTGTAATGCCGCTTTCTTCCGCGAGTTGCACGGCGAGGCTGGAAGGCGCGCCTATTGCCGCGATCATTCCGATGCCCGCCATGGTTGCTTTTTGAATGAGTTCGAAACTCGCCCGGCCGCTCAGGAGGAGAATATGTTTGTGAAGCGGCAGTTGGTCGGCCAGCAATGCG harbors:
- a CDS encoding FdhF/YdeP family oxidoreductase; amino-acid sequence: MSESPLPIPGAENPEKLTGLKKGNIKKVAAGIPAVVSALEMTVSEAGFQRGMKALFNLNQKGGFDCPSCAWPDPDDERSGIAEYCENGARAVAEEATAKKLTADFFSQHSVRELGNLSDYEIGGKGRIAQPMHLPAGGTHYQPITWDAAFEIIGKELNLLDSPDQAVFYTSGRTSNEAAFLYQLFVREYGTNNLPDCSNMCHESSGTALGESLGIGKGSVTLNDFYQAEAIMILGQNPGTNHPRMLTALQKARAHGATIISINPLPETGLMGFSNPQTVAGVLGYKPALTDIFLQVKINGDMALLKAIMRILLEEEEKNPGTVFDRHFIEQHTTGAAGYLQDLKRYNAQQLAVQAGVPYVQVQEAARVLAGKRRIIACWAMGLTQHKNAVATIKEIVNLLLLKGSIGKPGAGTCPVRGHSNVQGDRTMGIFERPTEKLLDSIERNFRFAPPRKHGYDVVECIKAMHAGNAKVFFAMGGNFLSATPDTRFTAEALRKCRLTVHVSTKLNRSHLVHGEEALILPCLGRSDKDMRNGENRFVSCENSMGVVQLSRGVLEPVSDQLLSEPEIVCRLAKTTLGTRSMVHWDRYIEDYDLIRSDIERTIPGFTDYNERVRQPGGFYLPNCNRAGSFDTPTGKAHFHIAEPQVPDLKNDELMMMTIRSHDQFNTTIYGLNDRYRGIYNERRVILMNAKDMQRRNLKNGDLVDLHNRYDGVDRVARQFVVVEYPIPEQCTATYFPETNVLVPLTSVAEKSNTPTSKMVILTVTRHEASA